The Pectobacterium parmentieri genome segment TATTTTTGCCAGCGTACCGTATTGTATCCAACTGTTGGAAGGTCCTTATATTGAAACCAATATGGATGTGGTAGCAGCTTTTCGCCCTAAAAATGCGGTGCGCGAAATAAAAGACTGAAGTTAGGCGATTTGAAACATAAGATTCAGCTTTGCTGGTGTATAAAAATTTTGCCGTTATAGTAATTTCTACTTTACACACTGTGGTGACATTTTTTTCACTCTGGCAATGCACGGTAATTTATGACGCTGAATCAACATGCCCATCCTCGTCGGCTGAACCGGCAGGATTATAAAACGCTGTCTCTGGCTGCACTGGGTGGCGCGCTAGAGTTTTATGATTTTATTATTTTTGTTTTCTTTGCCGCGGTTATTGGCGATCTCTTCTTCCCGCCAGATATTCCTGAATGGCTGCGGCAGGTACAGACGTTCGGTATTTTTGCCGCAGGCTATCTGGCCCGTCCGCTTGGGGGCATCATCATGGCCCACTTTGGCGATAAAAGCGGACGTAAGAAAATGTTCAGCCTGAGTATATTGCTGATGGCATTGCCAACGCTGGCAATGGGTCTGCTACCGACCTATGAAGCCATTGGTATTGCGGCTCCGCTTTTACTGCTTTTTATGCGTGTACTCCAAGGTGCGGCAATTGGCGGGGAAGTTCCTGGTGCATGGGTCTTCGTTGCCGAGCATGTGCCTCGCGCCCGCATTGGGTTTGCCTGCGGTACGTTAACCGCCGGGTTGACGATGGGGATTCTGCTGGGCTCGCTGATCGCGACGCTACTGAATACCGTGCTCACGCCTGAGCAGATGTCGGGCGGCGGTTGGCGTCTGCCGTTCTTCATCGGCGGGGTCTTTGGCCTTGTGGCGATGTATCTGCGCCGCTGGTTACAGGAAACGCCCATTTTTATGGAAATGCAGACGCAGAAAAAACTGGCAGAAGAGTTGCCGTTGAAATCGGTCGTCTTAAATCATAAACGTGCGATTGTGGTTTCAATGCTGCTGACCTGGCTGCTGTCTGCGTGCATTGTCGTTGTTATTCTGATGGCGCCGACCTACCTGCAAAAAGTCCACGGTATTCCTGCTGCGCTGGCATTGCAGGCGAACTGTCTCGCAACGATTGCGCTGATGGTGGGTTGCGTCGGCTCAGGGCTGTTGGTTGATCGCTTTGGTGCCAGCAAACTGTTTATGCTGGGCAGCCTGTCGCTGGCTGCATGTAGTTGGTTCTTTTACAGTTCGGCGGCAAGCAGTACGATATTGCTCTTTGTCAGCTATGCGATTGTAGGGCTCAGCGTTGGTGTGGTGGGGGGCGTGCCTTATGTCATGGTGCGGGCGTTTCCGGCTGCCGTGCGGTTCTCGGGGATCTCTTTTTCCTACAACGTTTCCTATGCCATTTTCGGTGGCCTGACACCCGTTTTTGTCACGCTGATTATGAAGGTAACGCCAATGGCTCCGGCATTCTATGTCCTGACGTTGGCCGCAGTGGGATTGCTGTTGGGTGTTTATTTACAACGCGATCTGGATGCTGACTCGCATACTTCTGCGGATAATAACGCGCGCGATCGTTCACCTGTCGAAGTTTAAGCCCACGTTATCAAACAAGCTCTTCATCAAAAACAAACGAGCCCTGTCAGGTTGACAGGGCTCGTTGCTATTTAACGCGGGCTAGTGCTTGTAGATAGCGTCTATCGCGTCGGTTTATGCTGCGTCAGAACTTAGTGAGACGCACCACGGGCACCAATGGGCAGTACGGTGCGGCCAAACTTCTCGTTCAGCACTTCAGCCATTGCCAGATAAATGGCGCTAGCGCCACAGATGATGCCTTCGTAACCCGCGAAGGTCAGCAGGGCGTGGTTGCCCGTAAAGTTACCCACGGCCAGCAGAGCAAACAGCACGGTCAGGCTACCGAAGACAAATTGCAGAGCGCGGTTGGTACCGAATGTACCGAAGAACATAAACAGCGTGAAGACGCCCCACAGGCCCAGGAATACACCAAGGAACTGAGCATCGCTGGCTTCCGCCAGACCCATTTTAGGCAGGACGAGAATGGCAACCAGCGTCAGCCAGAATGCGCCATAAGACGTAAATGCCGTCACGCCAAATGTATTGCCTTTTTTATA includes the following:
- a CDS encoding MFS transporter, encoding MTLNQHAHPRRLNRQDYKTLSLAALGGALEFYDFIIFVFFAAVIGDLFFPPDIPEWLRQVQTFGIFAAGYLARPLGGIIMAHFGDKSGRKKMFSLSILLMALPTLAMGLLPTYEAIGIAAPLLLLFMRVLQGAAIGGEVPGAWVFVAEHVPRARIGFACGTLTAGLTMGILLGSLIATLLNTVLTPEQMSGGGWRLPFFIGGVFGLVAMYLRRWLQETPIFMEMQTQKKLAEELPLKSVVLNHKRAIVVSMLLTWLLSACIVVVILMAPTYLQKVHGIPAALALQANCLATIALMVGCVGSGLLVDRFGASKLFMLGSLSLAACSWFFYSSAASSTILLFVSYAIVGLSVGVVGGVPYVMVRAFPAAVRFSGISFSYNVSYAIFGGLTPVFVTLIMKVTPMAPAFYVLTLAAVGLLLGVYLQRDLDADSHTSADNNARDRSPVEV
- the satP gene encoding acetate uptake transporter, which produces MSTNTLANPGPLGLMGFGMTTILLNLHNAGFFPLSSIILSMGIFYGGIAQILAGLLEYKKGNTFGVTAFTSYGAFWLTLVAILVLPKMGLAEASDAQFLGVFLGLWGVFTLFMFFGTFGTNRALQFVFGSLTVLFALLAVGNFTGNHALLTFAGYEGIICGASAIYLAMAEVLNEKFGRTVLPIGARGASH